From a region of the Bradyrhizobium sp. KBS0727 genome:
- a CDS encoding DNA topoisomerase IB, whose product MMDQQNFEATRPVSADPAVALAEALGQLPKATIKTSLKAPSRIAAPKAKIETRATVESLAQGHGLKLGDQNGLTIRRIKRGKGYSFIRANGTPIRHVGTIKRLHSMAVPPAYREVRYSADPASHLQAVGLDAAGRLQYRYHADWEKVREHRKAHRLARLVAALPKIRRNVSMHLSGDEPTREFALSAVIELIARTAIRPGNESYARLNGTRGATTLLKSNVTLEDDSLVLTFKAKGGKAVRKECDAAKLVRAIGILRGVPGKRMFQYRDNSGTVRTVSTTTVNAFLREIAGIKISLKDFRTLMASAVVLESLSRISPAASERGRRKQVLDAVRAAADELSNTPAICRKSYVHDTIVTAFEDGILERFAATMKGYRTQAKREALLAQVVTAAAA is encoded by the coding sequence ATGATGGATCAGCAGAATTTCGAGGCTACGCGGCCCGTTTCCGCCGATCCTGCCGTTGCTTTGGCAGAAGCGCTCGGGCAACTGCCCAAAGCGACCATCAAGACCTCCTTGAAGGCGCCTTCCAGGATTGCCGCGCCGAAGGCCAAGATCGAAACCCGGGCGACGGTGGAATCGCTGGCGCAGGGGCACGGCCTCAAGCTCGGCGATCAGAACGGGCTGACCATCCGCCGCATCAAGCGCGGGAAGGGCTATTCATTTATTCGCGCCAACGGAACGCCGATCCGTCATGTCGGCACCATCAAGCGCCTGCACTCGATGGCGGTTCCACCGGCCTATCGCGAAGTGCGCTATTCGGCCGATCCGGCCTCGCATCTGCAGGCCGTCGGCCTCGATGCCGCGGGCCGGCTGCAGTACCGCTATCACGCCGACTGGGAAAAGGTCCGCGAGCACCGCAAGGCGCATCGCCTGGCGCGGCTGGTCGCAGCGCTGCCGAAGATCCGCCGCAACGTCTCGATGCACCTGTCGGGCGATGAGCCGACGCGGGAATTCGCGCTCTCTGCCGTGATCGAACTGATCGCGCGCACCGCGATCCGGCCCGGTAACGAATCCTATGCCCGTCTCAACGGCACCCGCGGCGCCACCACACTGCTGAAGTCCAACGTCACGCTGGAAGACGACAGCCTGGTCCTGACCTTCAAGGCCAAGGGCGGCAAGGCCGTGCGCAAGGAGTGCGACGCGGCGAAACTGGTTCGCGCCATCGGCATCCTGCGTGGCGTGCCGGGCAAGCGGATGTTCCAGTACCGCGACAATTCCGGCACCGTGCGCACCGTCTCCACCACCACGGTGAACGCGTTCCTGCGCGAGATCGCCGGCATCAAGATTTCGCTGAAGGATTTCCGCACCCTGATGGCATCCGCCGTGGTGCTGGAATCGCTGTCGCGGATTTCACCGGCGGCCAGCGAGCGCGGCCGTCGCAAGCAGGTCCTGGACGCCGTGCGCGCTGCCGCGGACGAACTGTCGAACACCCCCGCGATCTGCCGCAAGAGCTACGTCCACGACACCATCGTCACCGCTTTCGAGGACGGCATCCTCGAGCGCTTTGCCGCGACGATGAAGGGCTACCGCACCCAAGCCAAGCGCGAGGCGCTGCTGGCGCAGGTGGTGACGGCGGCCGCGGCCTGA
- a CDS encoding SRPBCC domain-containing protein codes for MTEPSIVRRETHIAAPRATVFAFLTDPDKILSWMGTEAATEPHPDGLYLVKGIGERGNSARGTFREVVPVHRLAYSFGWDGNDEVPPGSSLIEIDLIDRDGGTLLRMTHSGLPNATQCANHDKGWAHYLGRLTIAAAGRDPGPDARLPPGKM; via the coding sequence ATGACCGAGCCTTCCATCGTTCGACGCGAGACCCACATTGCGGCCCCGCGCGCCACCGTTTTCGCCTTCCTGACAGATCCTGACAAAATTCTGAGCTGGATGGGCACCGAGGCCGCGACCGAGCCGCATCCGGATGGGCTCTACCTTGTCAAAGGCATCGGTGAGCGCGGCAATTCGGCCCGCGGAACGTTCCGCGAGGTCGTACCGGTCCACCGTCTGGCCTACAGTTTCGGGTGGGACGGCAACGATGAGGTGCCGCCCGGCTCGAGCCTGATCGAAATCGATCTGATTGACCGCGATGGCGGCACCCTGCTGCGCATGACCCATAGCGGCCTGCCGAACGCGACACAGTGCGCCAACCATGACAAGGGTTGGGCGCATTATCTGGGGCGGCTGACGATTGCGGCTGCGGGACGAGATCCCGGCCCGGATGCGCGCCTACCGCCCGGCAAGATGTAA
- a CDS encoding adenylate/guanylate cyclase domain-containing protein: MQLSATLAWLVDTAAGTTGADRLLAELGAHLLADGLPLMAGALTLDVPHPLIARRTWLWRAESGEVIEALGFAPGAAAPAPDARNHAGRRWLSEIAEGGVHEDIIGPGPNGPSLGWIGPRPFTPQEMDQLRQAARFAASPLSVLAVRATLTATLEAYLGRRSAARVLAAPLRRDRGETIQAALLYADLRNFTALSESNPPAIVIAALDAWFDRIAGAVHAFGGEVLKFIGDGMLAIFPVVDEAPRRACAAALRAASAARAGMVHLDDERCRQGLPSLSFGAALHLGEMLWGNIGAANRLDFTAIGPAVNLVSRLEGLCRPLGKTVLVSGALAAESDIPLLPLGTHPLRGIASPCAVFALPEG; the protein is encoded by the coding sequence ATGCAGCTTTCCGCGACCCTCGCCTGGCTGGTCGATACCGCTGCCGGGACCACTGGCGCCGACCGGCTGCTCGCGGAACTCGGTGCGCATCTTTTGGCCGACGGATTGCCGCTGATGGCGGGCGCCCTGACGCTCGACGTGCCGCACCCGCTGATTGCCAGGCGCACCTGGCTGTGGCGCGCCGAAAGCGGCGAGGTCATCGAAGCCCTGGGCTTCGCGCCGGGCGCGGCGGCACCGGCACCGGATGCGCGCAACCATGCCGGCCGTCGCTGGTTGAGTGAGATCGCTGAAGGCGGCGTGCACGAGGACATCATCGGGCCGGGACCGAATGGGCCATCACTCGGCTGGATCGGGCCGCGTCCCTTCACCCCCCAAGAGATGGACCAACTCCGTCAGGCCGCGCGCTTCGCGGCTTCGCCGCTTTCGGTCCTCGCCGTGCGGGCCACGTTGACGGCTACGCTCGAAGCCTATCTCGGACGGCGCAGCGCGGCGCGGGTGCTGGCAGCGCCGTTGCGACGTGATCGCGGCGAAACCATTCAGGCCGCGCTGCTCTATGCCGATCTGCGCAACTTCACCGCGCTCTCCGAAAGCAATCCTCCCGCGATTGTCATCGCGGCGCTTGACGCCTGGTTCGATCGTATTGCCGGTGCGGTTCATGCGTTCGGCGGCGAGGTGCTGAAGTTCATCGGGGACGGCATGCTGGCGATCTTTCCGGTGGTCGACGAGGCGCCGCGGCGCGCCTGCGCGGCGGCGTTGCGCGCGGCGTCGGCCGCGCGAGCCGGGATGGTACATCTGGATGACGAACGGTGCCGGCAAGGGCTGCCGTCGCTGTCGTTCGGCGCGGCGCTGCATCTCGGCGAGATGCTCTGGGGCAATATTGGCGCCGCCAATCGTCTCGACTTCACCGCGATCGGTCCTGCCGTCAATCTGGTAAGCAGGCTCGAGGGGTTGTGCCGCCCGCTCGGCAAGACGGTGCTGGTATCCGGTGCGTTGGCGGCGGAGTCCGATATTCCGTTGCTTCCGCTTGGGACGCATCCGCTGCGCGGCATCGCATCGCCATGCGCGGTCTTCGCGCTTCCGGAGGGGTGA
- a CDS encoding EVE domain-containing protein, producing MAYWLVKSEPSTWSWDQQVAKGAKGEAWTGVRNFTARQNLVAMKKGDRAFFYHSNEGKEIVGIAEIIKEAYPDPTDKTGKFVCVDIKADKPLKTPVTMAAIKADKKFADMALVKYSRLSVQPVTADEWKMVCKMGGL from the coding sequence ATGGCGTACTGGCTGGTGAAATCCGAACCCTCAACCTGGTCGTGGGACCAGCAGGTCGCCAAGGGCGCCAAGGGCGAAGCCTGGACCGGCGTACGCAATTTCACCGCGCGACAGAATCTCGTGGCCATGAAGAAGGGCGACCGCGCCTTCTTCTACCACTCCAACGAAGGCAAGGAGATCGTCGGAATCGCCGAGATCATCAAGGAGGCCTATCCCGATCCGACCGACAAGACCGGCAAATTCGTCTGCGTCGACATCAAGGCGGACAAGCCGCTGAAGACGCCGGTGACGATGGCTGCGATCAAGGCCGACAAGAAATTCGCGGACATGGCGCTGGTGAAATATTCGCGGCTGTCGGTTCAGCCGGTCACGGCCGATGAGTGGAAGATGGTCTGCAAGATGGGCGGGCTGTAG
- a CDS encoding haloacid dehalogenase type II yields the protein MSARRRDFLHLVAGGVATAAIAAPSVRAQTPGPRKIRAVAFDGFPIIDPRPVFAKAEAMFPGKGGELSTAWRTRQFEYTWLRTMSGSYVDFWQVTEEALVFAAKLVKLEMSGAQRDQLMESYLKLKAWPDAAAALKQLKDAGIRIAFLSNFTAEMLDAAVRNSGLEGIFEAHLSTDRVQAFKPDPRAYQMGVDAFGMEREEIAFAAYAGWDAAGAKRFGYPTFWVNRANAPLEELGVAPDGTGAGLQDLVGFAGV from the coding sequence ATGTCAGCGCGTCGTCGGGATTTTCTCCATCTGGTCGCGGGAGGCGTCGCCACCGCTGCGATCGCCGCGCCGTCGGTCCGGGCGCAAACGCCAGGGCCAAGGAAAATCAGGGCCGTCGCCTTCGACGGCTTTCCGATCATCGATCCGCGCCCGGTCTTCGCCAAGGCCGAAGCGATGTTTCCCGGCAAAGGCGGGGAATTGAGCACTGCCTGGCGCACGCGGCAGTTCGAGTACACCTGGTTACGGACCATGAGCGGCAGCTATGTCGACTTCTGGCAGGTGACGGAAGAGGCTTTGGTCTTCGCCGCCAAACTCGTGAAGCTCGAAATGTCAGGCGCGCAGCGCGACCAGCTGATGGAATCCTATCTCAAACTCAAGGCCTGGCCCGATGCGGCGGCGGCCCTGAAGCAATTGAAGGATGCCGGCATCCGAATCGCATTCCTGTCCAACTTCACGGCCGAGATGCTCGATGCGGCGGTCAGGAATTCGGGGCTTGAGGGAATATTCGAAGCGCATCTCAGCACCGACCGCGTGCAAGCGTTCAAGCCGGATCCGCGGGCTTACCAGATGGGCGTCGACGCCTTCGGGATGGAGCGGGAAGAAATCGCCTTCGCCGCGTATGCCGGCTGGGATGCGGCCGGCGCCAAACGGTTTGGATATCCGACGTTCTGGGTCAATCGTGCCAATGCGCCGCTCGAAGAGCTTGGCGTTGCCCCCGATGGAACAGGCGCCGGCCTTCAGGACCTCGTTGGCTTTGCCGGCGTGTAG
- a CDS encoding NAD(P)H-dependent glycerol-3-phosphate dehydrogenase: protein MALGRVASGNSVGVIGAGAYGTALACAVARAGRDVLLYVRGTDNAARMKTTRNNPRLPGISLDERIGITGDIAIAARADVILMATPAQNLREAAIALAPCLKPQTPVVACAKGIERGTHLFMTEVIAEAIPHAMPAILSGPNFADDVARGLPTAVTLAARDETLASHLVQMLGSSTFRPYHTTDVRGVEIGGAAKNVLAIAAGIVVGRKLGASAQAALTTRGFSELARLGRACGARSETLAGLSGLGDLILSCSSLQSRNFAFGIALGRGETPARDKLAEGEFTAPVLIELAASRNVDMPVSNAVAAILSGKVTIDAAIEGLLTRPFKAEE from the coding sequence ATGGCGCTTGGTAGGGTGGCGTCTGGCAACTCGGTCGGCGTGATCGGCGCCGGTGCCTATGGCACCGCGCTGGCCTGTGCGGTCGCGCGCGCCGGCCGCGACGTCCTGCTTTACGTGCGCGGCACCGACAATGCGGCGCGGATGAAAACGACGCGCAACAATCCGAGGCTGCCCGGCATCAGCCTCGATGAGCGGATCGGCATTACCGGCGATATCGCGATCGCGGCGCGCGCGGACGTCATCCTGATGGCAACGCCGGCGCAAAATCTGCGCGAGGCGGCGATCGCGCTTGCACCATGCCTCAAACCGCAAACGCCGGTCGTCGCCTGCGCCAAGGGCATCGAACGCGGCACGCACCTGTTCATGACCGAGGTCATTGCCGAAGCGATACCGCATGCGATGCCTGCGATCCTGTCGGGCCCGAACTTCGCCGACGACGTGGCGCGGGGCCTTCCGACCGCCGTAACGCTCGCGGCGAGGGATGAAACGCTGGCGAGCCATCTCGTGCAGATGCTGGGCTCGTCCACCTTCCGGCCCTATCACACCACGGATGTCCGCGGCGTCGAGATCGGCGGCGCCGCCAAGAACGTGCTGGCGATCGCGGCCGGAATCGTCGTCGGCCGAAAACTCGGCGCCTCGGCGCAGGCGGCGTTGACCACACGCGGATTCAGCGAACTCGCCCGGCTCGGCCGCGCCTGCGGCGCGCGCAGCGAAACGCTCGCAGGGCTATCGGGCCTCGGCGATCTGATCCTGAGTTGCTCAAGTCTTCAGTCACGCAATTTCGCGTTCGGCATCGCGTTGGGCCGCGGTGAAACCCCGGCGCGCGACAAGCTCGCCGAAGGCGAATTCACCGCACCGGTTCTGATCGAACTGGCGGCGTCGCGAAACGTCGATATGCCGGTGTCAAATGCCGTCGCGGCGATCCTGAGCGGCAAGGTGACGATCGACGCGGCGATCGAAGGACTGCTGACGCGGCCGTTCAAGGCCGAGGAATGA
- the tsaD gene encoding tRNA (adenosine(37)-N6)-threonylcarbamoyltransferase complex transferase subunit TsaD has protein sequence MLVLGIETTCDETAAAVIERGNDGSGRILSNIVHSQTAEHARFGGVVPEIAARAHVDLLDGIVARAMQEAGVEFSQLSAVAAAAGPGLIGGVIVGLTTAKAIAMVHDTPLIAVNHLEAHALTPRLTDALDFPYCLFLASGGHTQIVAVVGVGQYVRLGTTVDDAMGEAFDKVAKMLSLPYPGGPEVERSAANGDPKRFAFPRPMLGRPDANFSLSGLKTAVRSEASRMTPLEPQDICDLCAGFQAAVLEATADRLSVGLRLFHERFGPPRALVAAGGVAANHAIRDALQAVAAKAGTTLIMPPPALCTDNGAMIAWAGAERMALGLIDSMDAPPRARWLLDATAAAPAGFTNTRAGF, from the coding sequence ATGCTGGTACTGGGTATCGAAACCACCTGCGATGAAACCGCGGCCGCCGTGATCGAGCGCGGCAACGACGGCAGCGGCAGAATTCTGTCCAATATCGTCCACTCGCAGACCGCCGAACACGCCCGCTTCGGCGGCGTGGTGCCGGAGATCGCGGCCCGCGCCCATGTCGACCTGCTCGACGGCATCGTCGCCCGCGCCATGCAGGAGGCCGGCGTCGAGTTTTCGCAGTTGTCGGCGGTGGCGGCCGCTGCCGGCCCCGGCCTGATCGGCGGCGTGATCGTCGGCCTCACCACCGCAAAGGCGATCGCGATGGTGCATGATACGCCGCTGATTGCGGTCAATCATCTTGAGGCCCACGCGCTGACGCCGCGCCTGACCGACGCGCTCGACTTTCCCTATTGCCTGTTCCTCGCCTCCGGCGGTCACACCCAGATCGTGGCCGTGGTCGGCGTCGGCCAATATGTCCGGCTCGGTACCACCGTAGATGACGCGATGGGCGAAGCCTTCGACAAGGTCGCGAAGATGCTGTCGCTGCCCTATCCCGGCGGACCCGAGGTCGAACGATCAGCCGCGAACGGCGACCCAAAGCGATTTGCCTTTCCGCGGCCGATGCTCGGGCGGCCGGATGCGAATTTCTCGCTGTCGGGATTGAAGACCGCGGTCCGCAGCGAAGCCAGCCGGATGACGCCGCTGGAGCCGCAGGACATCTGCGATCTCTGCGCCGGTTTTCAGGCCGCCGTGCTGGAAGCGACGGCCGATCGGTTGAGCGTGGGCCTGCGGCTGTTCCACGAACGGTTCGGCCCGCCCCGCGCGCTGGTGGCCGCCGGCGGCGTCGCCGCCAACCATGCCATCCGCGATGCGTTGCAGGCGGTTGCCGCCAAGGCCGGCACCACGCTGATCATGCCGCCGCCGGCGCTGTGCACCGACAACGGCGCGATGATCGCCTGGGCCGGCGCGGAACGGATGGCGCTGGGACTGATCGACAGCATGGACGCGCCGCCGCGGGCGCGCTGGTTGCTCGACGCCACGGCCGCAGCACCGGCCGGCTTCACCAACACCCGCGCGGGATTCTGA
- a CDS encoding uroporphyrinogen-III synthase: MAVLVTRPHPDDEATASALRDRGFEVLCAPMLRFEPVKFSDDEDASYGAVIVTSANALRAIAAQLAASRLVNLPLFAVGEHTAAEARAAGFTLVIAAKGDASALRDLVLAGVKAKQLKKASTLLYLAGADLARDLAGELGEKGFTVVTHTTYRMVPASSLPRDVCDAFVAHQIEAVLHYSRRSARAFLEAARFGGVEISALALPQCCISSAVAAVLRDAGATQVTTAAQPDENALFEALGRALRPRSGSNL; this comes from the coding sequence ATGGCCGTTCTCGTGACCCGCCCGCATCCGGACGACGAGGCGACAGCGTCGGCGCTACGCGACCGCGGCTTCGAGGTCTTGTGCGCGCCGATGCTGCGGTTCGAGCCGGTCAAGTTCAGCGATGACGAGGATGCGTCCTATGGTGCCGTCATCGTCACGTCAGCCAACGCGTTGCGTGCCATCGCCGCGCAGCTTGCCGCCAGCCGGCTGGTCAATTTGCCGCTGTTTGCAGTCGGGGAACATACCGCCGCGGAGGCCCGCGCGGCCGGATTCACGCTAGTGATTGCGGCCAAGGGCGATGCCAGCGCCTTGCGCGATCTCGTGCTGGCGGGCGTCAAGGCAAAGCAACTGAAGAAGGCCAGCACGTTGCTGTATCTGGCCGGCGCCGATCTGGCGCGCGATCTCGCCGGCGAGCTGGGCGAGAAGGGTTTCACCGTGGTGACGCACACGACCTACCGAATGGTTCCGGCGTCCAGCCTGCCGCGCGACGTTTGTGACGCTTTCGTGGCGCACCAGATCGAAGCGGTGCTGCACTACTCACGCCGCAGCGCGCGCGCGTTTCTGGAGGCGGCACGCTTCGGCGGCGTGGAAATATCGGCATTGGCGCTGCCGCAATGCTGTATCTCCTCCGCGGTCGCCGCCGTCCTCCGGGACGCCGGTGCGACCCAGGTCACGACGGCCGCTCAGCCGGACGAAAATGCCTTGTTCGAGGCCCTGGGTCGTGCTTTGCGACCGCGATCGGGCTCTAATCTCTAA
- a CDS encoding COG4223 family protein produces MVDDRPEETGSLPDQERPKRTPPTIDLEATDVSTATSHADGAAKSESTAEAAAEPASEAPVTPPTAAPISTPISPWIVAPVSGAVAAALVIGVGWMLGWPAVQPAVVPSAPALNAAAIDDLTARIAGLESKAGKPVTDAAAAARVDGLEKSLAALRAQGDKLASALNDVKSAPRADGAPSPDLSAIDARIAKVENQMQAQNAEIVQQGSRIADTKTADAKPADDLPLRRVVAAALLDVLVRIGDPYPAALAAAKALAPSADVLKPLDQFAEKGVPNANRLSTELLALVPKLLPAQQDNTTTGSGVLERLQAGAAKLVKIERTDTVGNDRGAVVARITAAALRNDSNEARRELKTLEPADRAVAQAWLEKADARDAALAASRQFAADAMAVLAKPAQ; encoded by the coding sequence ATGGTCGATGACAGGCCCGAAGAAACTGGATCGCTACCCGACCAGGAGCGGCCCAAGCGAACGCCGCCGACAATCGACCTCGAGGCGACCGACGTGTCGACCGCGACATCGCATGCCGATGGTGCCGCCAAATCCGAATCCACTGCCGAAGCCGCTGCCGAGCCGGCTTCGGAGGCACCGGTTACGCCGCCGACCGCTGCGCCGATTTCCACTCCGATTTCCCCCTGGATCGTTGCGCCCGTCTCCGGCGCAGTTGCGGCTGCGCTGGTGATCGGCGTCGGCTGGATGCTGGGTTGGCCCGCGGTTCAGCCGGCCGTTGTGCCGTCAGCGCCGGCGCTCAATGCCGCTGCGATCGACGATCTCACCGCGCGCATCGCGGGCCTGGAGTCAAAGGCCGGCAAGCCTGTGACCGATGCCGCGGCCGCGGCGCGTGTGGATGGTCTGGAAAAGTCGCTCGCCGCGTTGCGCGCACAAGGCGACAAGCTTGCCTCCGCTCTCAACGACGTGAAGTCCGCGCCGCGTGCTGACGGTGCGCCGTCGCCGGATCTGTCTGCGATCGACGCGCGCATCGCCAAGGTCGAGAACCAGATGCAGGCGCAGAACGCCGAGATCGTGCAGCAAGGCAGCCGCATTGCCGATACAAAAACGGCTGACGCCAAACCGGCGGACGATTTGCCACTGCGTCGCGTCGTGGCGGCGGCCCTGCTCGATGTCTTGGTCCGGATCGGCGATCCCTATCCGGCAGCACTGGCGGCGGCAAAAGCGCTGGCGCCCAGCGCCGACGTCTTGAAGCCGCTCGATCAATTTGCCGAGAAGGGCGTGCCCAACGCCAACAGGCTGAGCACGGAATTGCTGGCGCTGGTGCCGAAATTGCTGCCGGCGCAGCAGGACAACACGACGACCGGTTCGGGTGTTCTCGAACGGTTGCAGGCCGGCGCGGCAAAGCTGGTCAAGATCGAACGCACCGACACCGTTGGTAACGATCGCGGCGCCGTGGTGGCGCGGATCACCGCGGCGGCGCTGCGCAACGATTCCAATGAAGCCCGGCGCGAGCTGAAGACGCTGGAGCCTGCCGACCGTGCGGTTGCGCAAGCCTGGCTGGAAAAGGCCGATGCGCGCGATGCCGCGCTGGCCGCGTCCCGCCAATTCGCCGCTGATGCCATGGCTGTGCTCGCCAAACCGGCGCAATAG